A single Nocardioides bizhenqiangii DNA region contains:
- a CDS encoding ECF transporter S component → MNAIVQEGQRVAVPLRLRSAVVLGMASLIGLMMIGWPLLLEADPTQRVDPPFLFLGMLPVILAVVLAEISEGGMDARVLAILGVLTAVNAVLRGVSAGTAGLELVFFLLILGGRVFGPGFGFVLGCTSLFASALMTAGVGPWLPFQMLVAGWVGMFAGLLPRRVTGRWEIVMLVVYGVLAAYGYGLLMNLWGWPFILGIQVPGQDATDLSYAPGAPLLENLHRFLVYTLLTSTGGWDTGRAITNALAIAVLGPAVLTTLRRAARRARVERR, encoded by the coding sequence GTGAACGCGATCGTCCAGGAGGGGCAGCGGGTCGCCGTCCCTCTCCGGCTGCGGTCGGCGGTCGTCCTCGGCATGGCGTCGCTGATCGGGCTGATGATGATCGGCTGGCCGTTGCTGCTCGAGGCCGACCCGACCCAGCGCGTGGACCCGCCGTTCCTCTTCCTCGGCATGTTGCCGGTGATCCTCGCCGTGGTGCTCGCCGAGATCAGCGAAGGCGGGATGGACGCCCGGGTGCTCGCCATCCTCGGCGTCCTCACTGCCGTCAACGCCGTGCTGCGCGGCGTCAGCGCCGGCACGGCCGGGTTGGAGCTGGTGTTCTTCCTGCTGATCCTCGGCGGACGGGTCTTCGGACCCGGCTTCGGTTTCGTGCTCGGCTGCACCTCGCTCTTCGCATCGGCGCTGATGACGGCCGGCGTCGGGCCGTGGCTGCCGTTCCAGATGCTGGTCGCCGGCTGGGTCGGGATGTTCGCCGGTCTGCTGCCGCGACGGGTGACCGGGCGCTGGGAGATCGTGATGCTGGTGGTCTACGGCGTCCTCGCGGCGTACGGCTACGGACTGCTGATGAACCTGTGGGGCTGGCCGTTCATCCTCGGCATCCAGGTGCCCGGCCAGGACGCCACCGACCTGTCCTACGCCCCCGGAGCGCCGCTGCTCGAGAACCTCCACCGGTTCCTCGTCTACACCCTGCTGACCTCGACCGGCGGCTGGGACACCGGTCGCGCGATCACCAACGCGCTCGCGATCGCGGTGCTCGGGCCTGCCGTACTGACCACGCTGCGGCGAGCGGCGCGGCGGGCGCGGGTCGAGCGGCGCTAG
- a CDS encoding metallophosphoesterase, which translates to MQYGQYPAPRFTVAHLSDVHLLAHGVRQYGAVVPEDGLVLALERLRRLDPVPQALVFTGDLADKAQPAAYARLRELVEPAAAAMGAEVVWVIGNHDERAPYARGLFDSDDDGPQDRVHDLGGLRIVALDTSVPGYHHGALTDDQLDWLRDVLTTPAEHGTILAMHHPPIPVPTVEPAAIVELLDQDRLAAVVHGSDVRQILGGHFHYTSHSTFAGIPVSVASANCYTTDPAPVDRLISGVDGHQAFNTVHVYDDRVVHTVVPIPEAPEVAGQPAALREALEALSPEERREVVSRKDSDYNTKSESHESHESRDPLTDL; encoded by the coding sequence GTGCAGTACGGCCAGTATCCCGCGCCGCGGTTCACCGTCGCCCACCTGAGCGACGTGCACCTGCTCGCGCACGGCGTGAGGCAGTACGGCGCCGTGGTGCCGGAGGACGGGCTGGTGCTGGCCCTCGAGCGGCTGCGCCGGCTCGACCCGGTGCCGCAGGCACTGGTGTTCACCGGCGACCTCGCGGACAAGGCGCAACCCGCGGCCTATGCCCGTCTGCGTGAGCTCGTCGAGCCGGCCGCGGCGGCGATGGGCGCCGAGGTCGTCTGGGTGATCGGCAACCACGACGAGCGCGCGCCGTACGCCCGGGGCCTCTTCGACTCCGACGACGACGGGCCCCAGGACCGGGTGCACGACCTCGGGGGCCTGCGGATAGTCGCGCTCGACACCAGCGTGCCGGGGTACCACCACGGCGCACTGACCGACGACCAGCTCGACTGGCTGCGCGACGTCCTCACCACGCCGGCCGAGCACGGCACGATCCTCGCGATGCACCATCCGCCGATCCCGGTGCCGACCGTCGAGCCGGCCGCGATCGTCGAGCTGCTCGACCAGGACCGGCTCGCTGCCGTGGTCCACGGCAGCGACGTGCGCCAGATCCTCGGCGGCCACTTCCACTACACCTCGCACTCGACGTTCGCCGGCATCCCGGTCTCGGTGGCGTCGGCGAACTGCTACACGACCGACCCGGCGCCGGTCGACCGGCTGATCTCCGGCGTCGACGGCCACCAGGCGTTCAACACGGTGCACGTCTACGACGACCGCGTGGTGCACACCGTGGTCCCGATCCCCGAGGCGCCGGAGGTGGCCGGACAGCCCGCGGCGTTGCGCGAGGCGCTCGAGGCGCTCTCGCCCGAGGAGCGGCGGGAGGTCGTCAGCCGCAAGGACTCCGACTACAACACGAAGTCCGAGTCACACGAGTCACACGAGTCGCGGGACCCGCTCACCGATCTGTAG
- a CDS encoding alpha/beta fold hydrolase, with protein MPTSTPDTTATPVVSFHDILSDDGTHVRAWTNDPEGVIDGPTVVLCNGLGTNAYLWPALLDPDCGVRVVSWNHRGVGGSERPADKRHVEIEHFVEDGLSVMDHFGIDRAVLMGWSMGVNTMFELAVRHPERVAGLFAVAGVPGDTFRTMLAPFRLPHPVARLITIGACRLGKLTGWAVSPITTRLPIGPRTIALITHSGFMFPVADPELAAIGIEEFIKTPVQWYAHIALGTSKHARVSLSGIEVPTRFVAATYDVLAGARDMARAADRLRDADYFELRGSHFIQLEQPDRVHDLLLEFLEKVGVRAA; from the coding sequence ATGCCCACCTCCACCCCGGACACGACTGCGACGCCCGTGGTGTCGTTCCACGACATCCTGTCCGACGACGGCACCCACGTCCGGGCGTGGACCAACGACCCCGAGGGCGTGATCGACGGGCCGACCGTCGTCCTGTGCAACGGGCTCGGCACCAACGCCTACCTGTGGCCGGCTCTGCTCGACCCCGACTGCGGCGTCCGGGTCGTGTCGTGGAACCACCGCGGCGTGGGCGGCTCCGAGCGGCCGGCCGACAAGCGGCACGTCGAGATCGAGCACTTCGTCGAGGACGGCCTGTCCGTGATGGACCACTTCGGGATCGACCGCGCGGTGCTGATGGGCTGGTCGATGGGCGTGAACACCATGTTCGAGCTGGCGGTCCGGCACCCCGAGCGGGTGGCCGGCCTGTTCGCCGTCGCGGGCGTCCCCGGCGACACCTTCCGCACCATGCTGGCGCCGTTCCGGCTGCCCCACCCGGTGGCTCGCCTGATCACCATCGGCGCCTGCCGGCTCGGCAAGCTGACCGGGTGGGCGGTCAGCCCGATCACGACGCGGCTCCCGATCGGTCCACGCACGATCGCGCTGATCACGCACAGCGGGTTCATGTTCCCCGTCGCGGACCCCGAGCTCGCGGCGATCGGCATCGAGGAGTTCATCAAGACGCCGGTGCAGTGGTACGCCCACATCGCGCTCGGCACCTCGAAGCACGCCCGGGTCTCGCTGAGCGGCATCGAGGTGCCCACCCGGTTCGTGGCGGCGACGTACGACGTCCTCGCCGGCGCCCGCGACATGGCGCGCGCGGCCGACCGACTGCGTGACGCCGACTACTTCGAGCTGCGCGGATCGCACTTCATCCAGCTCGAGCAGCCGGACCGGGTCCACGACCTGCTGCTCGAGTTTCTGGAGAAGGTCGGGGTCAGGGCCGCTTGA
- a CDS encoding PQQ-dependent sugar dehydrogenase, with amino-acid sequence MSARRTAVALVAMSALLAGCGEDEPSDADDTETPTTTTGSSTDSETDRTTEPPEPSSDPTTGAGGKPEVVGTVASGLSVPWGLDFLPDGRAVVTERDTARVLVITPAEGAGEGEVVEVGRIPETAPQGEAGLLGVAVSPDFERDRSLYFYVCTAEDNRVVRAELDGDRLGDTEPVLTGIPGGFIHDGGRLEFGPDGFLYVSTGEIGEDDLARERTGYAGKILRITPAGEPAPGNPFGDEVWSWGHRNVQGLAFDEDGRLWASEFGSSSFDELNLIEAGDDYGWPTVEGTGGEPDYHDPAVTWPVDEASPSGLAYLDGALWMAALRGERLWQIPVDGATTGEPTPHFAGDYGRLRTVVVAPDGRLWLTTSNDDGRGDPAAEDDRILVVEP; translated from the coding sequence ATGAGCGCCCGCCGTACGGCCGTTGCCCTGGTCGCCATGTCGGCGCTGCTCGCCGGCTGCGGCGAGGACGAACCGTCGGACGCCGACGACACCGAGACGCCCACCACCACCACCGGGTCGTCGACCGACAGCGAGACCGACAGGACGACGGAGCCGCCGGAGCCGTCGAGTGATCCGACCACCGGAGCGGGCGGCAAGCCCGAGGTGGTCGGCACCGTCGCCAGCGGCCTCTCGGTCCCCTGGGGGCTCGACTTCCTCCCGGACGGCCGGGCCGTGGTGACCGAGCGTGACACCGCTCGGGTGCTGGTGATCACCCCGGCGGAAGGTGCCGGCGAGGGTGAGGTGGTCGAGGTCGGCCGGATCCCGGAAACCGCCCCGCAGGGCGAGGCCGGGCTGCTCGGCGTTGCGGTCTCCCCCGACTTCGAGCGCGACCGCTCGCTGTACTTCTACGTCTGCACGGCGGAGGACAACCGGGTCGTCCGCGCCGAGCTCGACGGCGACCGGCTCGGGGACACCGAGCCGGTCCTGACCGGCATCCCCGGCGGGTTCATCCACGACGGCGGTCGGCTGGAGTTCGGGCCGGACGGCTTCCTCTACGTCTCCACCGGCGAGATCGGAGAGGACGACCTGGCCCGGGAGCGCACCGGGTACGCCGGGAAGATCCTGCGCATCACCCCGGCGGGTGAACCGGCGCCGGGCAACCCGTTCGGTGACGAGGTGTGGTCGTGGGGCCACCGCAACGTCCAGGGGCTGGCGTTCGACGAGGACGGACGCCTGTGGGCGAGCGAGTTCGGCTCGAGCAGCTTCGACGAGCTCAACCTGATCGAGGCCGGCGACGACTACGGCTGGCCCACGGTCGAGGGCACCGGTGGGGAGCCTGACTACCACGACCCAGCGGTCACCTGGCCGGTCGACGAGGCGTCGCCGTCCGGCCTCGCGTACCTCGACGGCGCGCTGTGGATGGCGGCGCTGCGGGGCGAGCGGCTCTGGCAGATCCCCGTCGACGGCGCGACGACCGGCGAGCCCACCCCCCACTTCGCCGGCGACTACGGACGGCTCCGCACCGTCGTCGTCGCCCCCGACGGCCGGCTCTGGCTGACCACGAGCAACGACGACGGGCGCGGCGACCCGGCTGCCGAGGACGACCGGATCCTGGTAGTCGAGCCCTAG